tacccgttactcgtagagtaaaagggtatactagattcgtgcaaagtatgtaacagctagaaggaagcgtttccgaccccataaagtatatatattcttgatcagggtcactagccgagtcgatctagccatgtccgtctgtccgtctgtctgtccgtctgtccgtctgtctgtccgtctgtccgtctgtctgtccgtatgaacgctgagatctcggaaactacaaacgCTAGAAGgctgagattttccacacatattcttgggcctcctacgcagcgcaagtttatttcaaccgagcgccacgccccctttaacgcccacaatcgcccactaacgattttaaaatgtgtcctgcgcccacatctttcaagatttccgagaagtataaacgcaatttttttgtatgtatttatacctatcgaaatgtagaagacattctTCCAATCGGacgattcattaaaaagttatacgcaatcaaatttgtttttatatctatctccctcgcactccctttagctgagtgacgattattagatagtcgggacaccaacccgagtacagcgttcgcactccctttagctgagggacgggtattagatagtagggacaccaacccgactatatcgttctctcttgtttatattttaaaaacatcacactgtggggcgcctagaacaaaagcctgccaaaatttttttttttttttttaatatttttcaaaatgttgcaatgctacttttaaaacaattgaattctctatacaaatcaaaaagaaaaagtgatCTGTGAATAATGGTTCTCCCACTTAAGATattaaaagttgatttttgaaaatagaatagaataagaaaaaaaaagtatttttatcaggtaccgtaaataacagttatttgtgatttttattttaaaaggcatactgagatttgtacaagttttaatcaacaatttaactggtttttatgcactttatagacatgaacaaataacagttaatttgctttccagatttgttgaaatgcatatgggcacttccaaaatgtcgctcgggacatttgcacacctttaaagttgaataaaaattgtataacaatggattttaattttaattatgggcttttcttttcacccttcccaagctctatttttggtaaaaatcttgattttgtaccacttttagtttttaagatatcggtaaaaaactgacgtattcgctcgggacaaaaatagaagtggatttcggggaagttcatacaacaccagaaattagcgaattctgatggaatacttgaatgcgatttttttagaatgttgttcaaacatgtcgctgtgaaatgcttttggttttactcaaaaattctttgccgttttttttttatgcagtttcaaccacattcgctcgggacatgtcgctcgggacattttttccgactgttttgtaaagcggatttctttacctctatctctcaattgctggatgttttgcttttaacttaatagtttagcatgtgaatgaagcattcagtacagaaaaatgtcacatattagcgttcctataggataaattaacaacagaagaaaggtccaaaaaataacaaaaaaaatagccaaaaactgatttttgcgtatattggtggggtttgtcttaaaaataatgaaactatactccaaatttgtagttaagctcagtatccaactaattagaaactaatatcggggcaaaatcatgtggaaatatgttttattcaagtttcaaggtttttggcttggtggacttttttttggaagtgcccatatactttgtggacaagagtaaaaagaacgttatttttgacgtttaaaaccaaatatcacaatagtctttttaaaataaaaatcacaaataactgttatttacggttcCTGATTTTTATACATccttaaaatttttctgaaagcacCTAAGTTGTAAAggtaacgattgaaattttaagagaaaCAAATTCTTAGAATATtccgaaaaaaattttactgcaaaattactattttttaaagtggtaaaaaaaatggatattcttggacgtaaagtagtgttacaccctagatccccgttcagttcttttttcgaaaaaaaagtttagatatttaactacaaattttgtaataattagcctgccttttgtgcctcttctgagaaaacctcAGTTTAAGCcagcaagaaatgttcataaacTGAAATATCGTCAGTAGTCTTGTGTTGCTCATGAGTGAGTCAACAAAAAAGAGTTGCTCACTAACTTAAGTGAGTGAACATGTTCCTTcgaacttgttttttattgttcacttgttaatttttgctcacttgctcctttttgttcacttcccagcggcgaaaattgccattacaaaatggattacgAATGCATTACTTCTCCTCTCGTAATAGAGAAACAATGGATTACAACATGGATTACTTTGCCATAGGCATGGCCGCCTTGTAATGTGGTCGggagaaaatttgcattactagtaatgggaaaagtatgctagggccgaatcaccttcgggtctccattacgaattcaatatacttttccgaaattgtaatgcaaaatgtagacggactagagaaaattcaacatacaATTTGGAAAACGTATGATGAGTTGTAATGCatgttcatttatgaaaacaaaaaatattctttcctcatgtaggaattgaacatgggtattattgtataatggatggaaaggctaaccgctcggccattgtctgtgctttttttagttcgtcaaactatatttagaatgcatgctgttattattaaagttccgaagctcaaacgtgagggaggggaaacgaaaaacgaacacatagacaataatttttatgtgtgtttgtgatttttgacgaaGGGAAATCGTTAGCGAACGAAAAAACGAAGTCATAGGAGCCCTGATTACAACTTCTCTAACGAAAAGCAGCGATAGTAATcggttacattttctttacatgtaatgcattttttctccagaccccATTCGCCTGTTCGCCGCTGGGTTGCTCAGATTTGCTCTCTTACTTGCTCTTTCTTGTTCACCTGTTCAGTTTGGCTCTTAGTTTACTTGCTCAGTTGCTCTCTTGCTGTTTTTGgcacaaaaagttttttttttaaattttaggatGCATTTTGCATACGGTTTTACAGACAATGAGCTGTTTTCTCAGAGCCAGTGAAAAAGTTAAGGACAGAACGaatgagcaagtgaacaagtgagcaagtgaacaagtgaacaagtgagcaagtaaAATAAGAGCCAaactgaacaagtgaacaaaaaagagcaaGTAAGAGAGCAaaactgagcaagtgaacaaaaatgaacaagtgaacaataaAGAACAAGTTCGAAGGAACATGTTCACTCACTCAGTTTAGTGAGcaactcttttttgttcattcACTCATGAGCAACCCAATACtacagaagaacgcctaaatcatttactgaatatatacggtcaagtgggaAGCTCTTTACGTTACATTTCAGGCAGttaaaatttaagaggttatactcacaccatactagaaaattattaatgtctgattgtaagccgaaaccagactctatattattgtatgtcaaacaaagcttaacatcatcagcatacattagtacgtgagaatttgttatgatagagggaagatcgttaataaacaaagtaaacagcaaagggcccagatgactaccctggggcactccagatgtcacgtggatcattttagaaacagctgGGTTTTTGCTGATCTTCCTAGGGATCATACTAGAAAGTGGGACAGAAGGAGGTGCACGGGTGTGGCCAGAGGCAGTACGAGGTGCGGCAAAGCCCCCGAAGTGGCAACAGCCGGTGACCGGTTAGCAGAATCTGGCAGGGATTACACCCTGACATAAGTCGTTAATGACTCGTTCCCATTGGGATCTTCCTTATCGCACGAAATATCCCAGCGGCGAACATGTGAATGGGGTCtggaaaaaaatgcattacacgTGTAGAAAATGTAATCGATCACGATCGCTGTTTTTCGACAGTGAAGTTGTAATCAGAGCTCCTATGACTTCGtatttttgttcgttaacgatttccttttgtcaaaaatcacaaacacaccttaaaattattgcctatgtgttcgttttttgtttcccCTCCGTCACATTTGAGCTTcggaactttaataataacagcatgcATTCTAAGTATAGTTTAACGAactaaaaaaagcacagacaatggccgagcggttagcctttccatccattatacaataatacccaTGTTCAATTCCTACATGAGGAAAGATTAGATTTAGTCTGTCTACATTTTGCCTTAGAATATTGGGAAAGTATATTGAATTCGTAATGGAGACCCGAAGGTGTCtcggccctagcatacttttcaAGGCCTACATAGTTTCCaagttaaaaacaagagagaacgctatagtcgggttgttgtcccgactatctaatacccgtcactcagctaaagggagtgcgaacgctgtgtcgggttggtgtcttgactaataatcgtaactcagctaaagggagtgcgagggagatagatatataatttttgattgcgtataactttttaatgaatggtccgatttgaaaaatgtcttctacatttcgataggtataaatatacacaacaaaattgcattcatacttctcagaaatctttaaagatgtgggcgcaggacccattttaaaatcgttagtgggcgtttgtgggcgttagagggggcgtggcgctcggctaaaataaacttgcgctgcgtaggaagccaaagaatatgtgtgggaaatatcaaccttctagcttttgtagtttctgagatctcagcgttcatacagacggacagacagacagacggacagacggacatggctagatcgactcggctagtgaccctgatcaagaatatatatactttatggggtcggaaacgcttccttctagctgttacatacttttgcacgaatctagtatacccttttactctacgagtaacgggtataataaatcgttagagctgtttttgagaaaatagcaaaaaacttatttcaaaaaataacttttagtCATAAATTTGAAACTATCTTATTTAGCCAATATCAACAAAGGCAGCGTGATTCGCATATTTCATTACCTTTTCAACGAGGTATTGCACGAGACGGTAGCTTTGGTCGTTCAGAAACTATAAGACTTCAAAATCTagccctttttttaaaagggtttttccaaaagtcgtagaacaaacgTTTCTTATATTGACTTGCTTAACACCATAAAAATgacataaaattatataaaaaattacagGATTCTAGAACAACGATTGGATccatacatacaaacaaacggacaaaagttttcattttaaGAACATGAAGAAAATCTTGTTTtcggtataactttttaacggaTCATCGGATATCATATAACCCCTAATTCGAcaggtattttcaatagaaaaacaactaaaacatttcgtggggcatttatccccaccggccccaacagctccaaagttcgaaatgttcacttttttactttctccgCTCTCTCTTCCAAGACAATTGATTTTCtgaaagtcttggtatgcaatcctgttagtttttccGATACCTTTTGatagcagattttcaattttgcggctatatatatAGTTGTCgacttcgcacactctccttatattcttcgtcactacatggactgccgtccatagtgatttatttatatattttttcttaaaaaattcctacaacaacaaaattttactaaaaaaattcactttgtgatgtttttttttacctatttaattgcctttacataccctgggtgtgtgcttaagttttgtgcatcaaccatcttcaaacctattcttaaactttttcaattgtctatttcatcatcagtttttccaactatctggaaggattcttttattattccacttcactaAAAGgatgcgaaggcggatgcccagaattatagaggtatttctaaattgtcggcaattccaaaagcctttgaacgtattatcacttctcatttgcaacatttatgttcctcgctaatatcaccgtgtcagcacggttttgttaagcgaagatcgactaccaccaacctacttgaattgtcatcaattgtaataaatggatttaacaataaaaagcaGACTGACTTTGTATAttcagatttcagtaaagtctttgactctgttaaccattctcttcttttattcaaattagatttgcttgggtttccatgtaatctattaacttggatttcaagctatttgaatgggaggactcagagggttatatttaagaacgctctttcaaaaacgatccatgtgacatctggagtacctcagggtagtcatttgggccctttgctgtttactttgtttattaatgatcttccctctattgtaacacattctcgtgtactaatgtatgctgatgatgttaagtgtgtttgacatataataatatagagtctggttttggcttacaatcagacattgatcattttcaagtatggtgtgagtataacctcttaaatttgaactgcctaaaatgaaacgtaatgaccttttatagggttacccctacctttataagttattcgcttcagaatttgccacttgaccgtatatattcagtaaatgatttaggcgatcttctggacccgaagcttaaatttgactgccacataatgtcgacagtcaataaagctatgagtgttcttgggtttataaagcgttggtcaaaagaatttgatgacccttatataaccaaattattatttacctcccttgtccgtcctatattggaatattgttcttcggtttggagcccacaataccaagtccacattgaccgtatagagtcggtacaaaaaaaatttctcctttttgcccttcgtagtttgaactgggatcaaaacgtaaggctaccttcctaccagagtagattattattgcttaatttaccgacacttgcaaatcgtagaaaaatgcgtggtaccatttttatgcaaattcttataagaggtgatattgattctgtagaacttgttagccgcctaacttttaatgttcccgttagactaacacgtaattatcatcctcttaatttacctcgatgcacatcaaattttggtctgcacgagccctttcgcgttctatgtaataactataacgttctttatcatttaatttgcacatcaacttctatctcggtattaaaaactaacattttaactcatttgcttcactcctaactgcatgtttttttcattatttgtcccgtctttattggttttatgtattcttcctcgcgaactcgcatttttgcccaaatttacaaaagggccccgcgcgtaacaagcacgtgcttggtgtcgttgggccacttgtttgtacttctcgtagtgcatcaacgtccatcatatatttaacaataccCTAACAAAAGATATTCGCTATAGGGCTCctctgatttaaggcagacttttgactttttcgccccactgtgcatCATTTTAAATAGGCAATAACAGCACATCGTGtgagccatgtccgtctgtcggtctgtttctacgcaatcTAGTCTCTTAAATGTTAAGcaatcgggatgaaactttcccaaaagtcttatttCTATTACAGGTattatataagtcggaaccagccggatcggaacTATACCaactttctacttttgggaatattactatttaaatatttttgaatttcgaattaaattaaaaaaaatgggatcACTATAACCATAGGAAcagtcgaaaaattaaatggaaattaatggaaaaaaatttatttttgttgatgtatattacattttcttcttttttgggATATAGCTTTTCcgtaacatttcaaaatttcgaatttaatttaacgaaATTTGGACGGTTATATTATAtagtatgtttttttaagttaatagTATACAAgtatgcaagggtatataagcttctaCTGggcgaagctagcttcctttcttgttaatatATTCTTTGAAAACTAAGAattggtaaatattttatcagttTTTTATTACAGGCTTTGCACATCTGCGAAGAAGGCATTCAGAAGATCAATGAATCTGCCAATCGCCTGGAGAAGCCTGTGCTTACCTGGTCCTTGCTCGTAGATCTAGACGGTCTTTCTATGCGACATCTGTGGCGTCCAGGCATCAAAGCTCTGCTTTACATAATTGATACTGTGGAACGCAATTATCCAGAGACCATGGGACGTGTTTTAGTAGTGCGGGCACCCAGAGTGTTTCCCATTGCCTGGACCATTGTTAGCGCTTTTATCGGTGAGCTAATCCCAACTTAATTGATTTATCTTACTGACAATACTTTGAAAATCCTCAGATGAGCACACGCGATCTAAGTTTCTGTTCTATGGTCCCGACTTCGCGCATATGAAAGATGGTTTAGCCCAGTACCTCGACGGGGAGGTAATACCTGACTTCTTGGGAGGACCCTGCAAGGTAAAAAACAAGCGGCAGACACGATACCGTGTTTTCGGTCGTGAATCCATCTGCATCTAATGCTATTTACatgattttgttattattgtatCTGTGCATAACCAATCTCTCTTTTCTCACTGGTTTTGGCCTTGATTCCGGCTCGCTGGGGCTACTCAGACAGAAATCCAGCACGATTTGCATGTGGAGCAAGTCAGTCAGACATATTTTTCCCATTGTTATTTAACCAAATGCGATTGTGTAAGCATCCTACTCTCTTGTTATTTTGGTCCTGCTCAATTTCGTATGTCattatcaacaacaacaaattttattgtatttgtcCGCCTTTGTCTTACTTCCCTTTTGGTTTTCACACATTGATtgtgcagttttttttttaagttttgtcaACTTCATGTGCGCAGCTACTATAATAGTATTCCCATTGGGCCCCTGCGCCCGTGTCCACCTCACTTGTTTTCTGTTCACTCAGACGGTGGCATAAAAGGCTCTTCAATAGCTGCTTGTCGTCGCCGCCAGAAAAAACTCTAACATATTGTCTTCTTTCCAAAAGACCATGATTCACGAGTGCGGACTTGTACCCAAAACGCTTTACAAGATGAACTCGCTGGATGATCATGGGGACGAAGTGCCTGTAGAACTGCCCATCATTATTGAAGTGCTGGCTCCGGGCATCCACCAGCACGACCATAAAAACCTGTACAAGAGCGTGGATCTAAAAGCCGGATTTAGCCACGAGCTGCTCATCCGGAACGAGGACCCTAAGAGTGTCCTTACTTGGGACTTTGATGTAATCCGCAACGACATGCACTTTACGCTTTACCGGATCACCCAGGAGCTTCCGGAGAAGAAAGGTGAATGATTAaatctaaaaactaaataactaaatctaaaagtttaataactttaatataaaaatgccatcttgttttttcgcgcgccccatttcaaataatttagattttgCAATAACATATTGGGAATTACAGTGACCAGAAGGTGTCAAAAGGCCAAATAGTTAAAATAATCCATTTGATTTCGGCGCTCTTTTAGTGCTGGCAGCATTTTTCTAGCACCAGCAGCTAGTGATAGGCGGTTCCAAAATTGTATTGCCCAAGGTATTGGTATCACCGGCCATGCAATGCGCTAGCCAGGTTTTAACGTTAAGGGCGTTTGTGGGCGTGACAAACTTTTGTGGTCGTtatagggggcgtggcacctcgataaaacaaaattgcgcTGTGTAGGAACCGTTAAAATCTGTATGTTGAATGCCAACTATAAAATGTTTCTGctatctcagcgttcatacagccagacaggcggacaaacggacttggctagatcgactcggctagagatatatattttatagggtcgaaaacgcttccttctacctgttacatacttttgcacgaataaaaTATACCTACCCTTTTACTCTGCGAGTAacgaatataaaaatcaataaaatacgTCTGGTAAggtacatctccctgattaataaaatgaaacttaCAATTTGTTGTATGGTAGATGAGAgtatttcgtcacaggggcaatttcgccacctgcaatatctcggaatccataagtcgtaaaaatatataattttttggttttagtccttcaagacggccagacacaaccaatgcgttttttttgcacagaaggccaagataataaagctataatattaaatgtgttttaatagttcaaaagctacatttaaattttttctgtatgccacaattgaaaagggataagatacaggtttttttgtataatacacagtgctgtAAAGTGcgtttctgcgttagtgatttttaacttcgcgcctaatttcggaagaaaaataattatttctaaaaaagttctgtctggggaaatttcggcaccctatgcttagggtaaattcgcacctattttaaatacatctttttttatttgacgagctggctaacgaacagactaccagcagcagcaacaaatataggacgtcaacaaaaatggtacgcttgatcagtgtagcatatttacaggcgttaaactccctacatttttcaggtgacggaAATGCCCCAGTGGTGTAGCGATTTTACCCCTgtatgtggcgagattgccccagtatattggttttactttttaattttttataaatcacaaggtaattaaaaaaaaggggaatgtcacattttaaagcttgctaaccgcattcaacaataaaaatagaaatatgataacgtgtctcaagatggaaaatagctttgaaaaaatgctgactaaattgccccactctcccctatacatatattcttgattaaggtcactagccgagtcgatatagccatgtctgtctgtctgtccgtctgtccgtctgtccgtctgtccttctgtctgtctgtctctctgtctgtctgtctgtctgtatgaacgctgagatctcggaaaatacaaaagctagaagactgAGATTCCCCGCACATATTcctgggcttcctacgcagcgcaagattATTTCAGCctagcgccacgccccctctaacgcccacaatcgcccactaacgattttaaaacgtGTCTGGAGCCcaaacctttaaagatttccgagaagtatagctgcaattttgttgtgtatatttatacctatcgaaatgtaacaatgaaaaaaatttgtatatacccatctccctcgcactccctttagctgagtgacgggtattagatagtcgagaCCTCAACCCTACTATAGttttccatctccctcgcactcccttcagCTGAGTGActggtattagatagtcgggacacaaacCCGACGGTTTTTTGACGTTAAGGTTAAAGGAAAACCACCAaagaaaaagaggaaaaaaactGTCGCGTAGGACATGTA
The genomic region above belongs to Drosophila takahashii strain IR98-3 E-12201 chromosome 2L, DtakHiC1v2, whole genome shotgun sequence and contains:
- the LOC108054185 gene encoding protein real-time isoform X4 produces the protein MVQKFQSPVRVYKYPFELVMKALHICEEGIQKINESANRLEKPVLTWSLLVDLDGLSMRHLWRPGIKALLYIIDTVERNYPETMGRVLVVRAPRVFPIAWTIVSAFIDEHTRSKFLFYGPDFAHMKDGLAQYLDGEVIPDFLGGPCKTMIHECGLVPKTLYKMNSLDDHGDEVPVELPIIIEVLAPGIHQHDHKNLYKSVDLKAGFSHELLIRNEDPKSVLTWDFDVIRNDMHFTLYRITQELPEKKDSAVSYFDLQDFVEGVNYFREEPTLICRHKESVQGSHVMHHNDSYLMHWFSPLGAQLNVFFEVLSSANYKGSMTSLQSAFSSNSSAASSVQSR